The Vibrio alginolyticus NBRC 15630 = ATCC 17749 genomic sequence CGACTTCACGAAGTTGCTCTTTACCCATACCAACCGAAGCATCCAAAGCGCGAGCCACTGCTGCAATCAAGGTTGACTCATGGAAGCCGCCAATGTTGGTGATGTCGTTGGAGCGAATAGTAATGGTGCGTGAGAAATCTTTTGTGCTTTCTAAAACCAAGTGAACAACCACATCTTCACGGTGTGATTGAGCAACGAACATCGTGTTCATCATGGTATGAGCAAGAATCTCTGTATGCGCTTCATTACCAACACCTTCTAACAGTGCTTTGCTGGTGGTTGGCGCCGCGCGAGCTCGTAAAACAAAAGAGCGCATGAATTTAGCCTCTATATAGGAAGAGTGAATGCGCGGAAGTATATACCCAAGCAGGGAAGGGATGCGAGTTTAATAGCAAATGTGAACTTACTTACAAAGCTTCGATTGTGGAGCTGGGTGTGCTGGTTAGAATAGGAGGCAACCCTGTTAGGAGTGATATATGGAAATCAAACAGATAAATAAAGACATTTATAAAAAGAAAGTAAACCTTGTGATTGGCGGTTTTGTTGCGTTGCTCGCCATCTCCTCTCTTGCCTTTAGTACCTTGTTGATTGTTTTGTTTGGCAACACTGAAGTCGTACCAGAACAATCAACGGGCAATTTCCATTGGAATTTGATTGGTGTCGTTCTCGCAGTTGCAACTTCCCTCTCTTTATTGAATCAAATTAAAACTCGACCATACATGGAAGAAGTGCTGTACGTTTGGAAACTCAAGCAGCTGCACAACAAGATCTTTCGTAAACTAAAAAGCATTAAAGCAGCCGCGAACAATGGCGATGTAAAAGCGCTGACGATCCTTAAGTTCTACTATACGACTCAAAGTCAGGTGTTTGAGCTAGACAACAACACACTGACGATGAGCAGTGTAAATAAAGAATTGGAGGCTCTCGAGCAAATCGAAGCGGCGCAATCAATGAGTCTCGATATCACAGGCTTTGAAGAGTCTTGGCTAGACACATATTGATTGCCTATTTGCTACTTGAAGTTAACAACTGAGTGCTAAAAATAAGCGTTTGAGTGAGATTTCATCATTCGACGCTTTTTTTTGATTTTTTTTCTGAAAAGGGGTTGCCAAGAAAAATCATCTCCCTATAATGCGCCTCCGTTGTCAGGGCAAAGCGGAAACGCAAAAGCGGTTGGCAAGAAGGCGAAAGAAAACTTCTAAAAATTAATTTAAAAAAGTGTTTGACACTGAAAATTAATTCCTTAGAATACGCCTCCGCTTCG encodes the following:
- the trmY gene encoding tRNA (pseudouridine(54)-N(1))-methyltransferase TrmY; translated protein: MRSFVLRARAAPTTSKALLEGVGNEAHTEILAHTMMNTMFVAQSHREDVVVHLVLESTKDFSRTITIRSNDITNIGGFHESTLIAAVARALDASVGMGKEQLREVEPGITVRTVSFERLVQELAEDHQLYMLDKKGEFVRDAEIGENPCFLLTDHIPMPKKSFNSLKRLGTEKISLGPKMLFASQCVVLIHNELDIREF
- a CDS encoding DUF3087 domain-containing protein, whose amino-acid sequence is MEIKQINKDIYKKKVNLVIGGFVALLAISSLAFSTLLIVLFGNTEVVPEQSTGNFHWNLIGVVLAVATSLSLLNQIKTRPYMEEVLYVWKLKQLHNKIFRKLKSIKAAANNGDVKALTILKFYYTTQSQVFELDNNTLTMSSVNKELEALEQIEAAQSMSLDITGFEESWLDTY